ctatctatatctatctatctatatatatctatatctatatatatatatctatatctatatatatatatatatacacatgagcttgaactctgggtcaaagatgcaagtagcagttaattatatttcctatcaccttaaatcttcactcaaagacaagtatctctgacagtgtatatacagatgtattatatataagagacaaacattgttctttcaatatgttggcattactaaatttggctcaatgcttacatatatgtgtaaaaagaaaatgtacgagctgtgataactgtttctgatagaatgaagagtagactgatatatgaaatattcctttattgggtgagaaaatcagaccatgtcataactgctttaagtcatacagaatagatatcagagccttaaacagactgacttctgctaaatgggtcaaactgggcagaaagtctacaaacacataacatccttatagaatatgatgtaacactatagatcaacttacctcagaatatataaagcatataaacaattacagcaatatgatgcaacaaacacagcagtactactaatccaaaatactcaaagcttcatagaactgaagcaaacatttatttttagctccattctgctgctgatacatactttaggtttctgaatattaaacttgttgctgcctttcatagtgtgtaacttgaaggccctgagtactttctcccacactgaaaacactggaatgataacattatttgaacattacctaataagactgattcaggacagacagttAGTTATtgtaaactttcctagcagtccttcacaaacagggaacagtctgtctattctctccatctgtcagctgctgctggctcttcctcctcctcttcctcacacactgctgagtttgtcctggtggatcatcaggggtgcaaagcctcacagatgatgtgcagcagtgggtccctcagtctgtcctcactctggacacttgcagttgtcacacatggaaatcaaatgtgtgataagctgcaggattcaaacacaagtgtaacttataaatgcatgttcatacttttattccacaatcagagagattgggcgtttatcaatatgcgtacttgtgcgtacttgcgttctcgtgtactcgtgatacgtcatcagtcagagaccaagtactgttccaattcgaagtacgcatcacgccgagaacgcgaaaaagtcccggatgtgttctcgatccgcccattttatcgagcatgcatcggtgtagacttgggacagctatatatcccagaatgcatttcgtccaaaactcaacagcggactcccggcacatcgtcccccccctcccctccccgcccgctcgcggtcttctcactactcaggttaaagaaactccagcagctgtctatagtattgagtgtccactagaatagaaataaaagcgttctaacatctcacctgcttgtttttattaaggtatgtacacgtatgtacatgtacactatttgtattaatagaggtttcactactgaggttaaaaatgatatataagttacttagatcacttctaaatgttaatgtttggtttatttcagtgttttatttgttcctgagtaaaccggtttggctgtgattaaagttaagcttcataacatgttactcacagttaaattaggaggggacggcagtaaaaactccggccctgtgacatcatcacgtacgctggtacaaatcacgagtccgtgctcgcgtacttgagaattgagagacggcccacgagtccgtgctcgcgttctcggcgggtacgtactcccgtgcgttctcggcgagtacgtactcacgagaacgcgagtacgtactcgcgtacttgggcattgataaacggccaaagaaacagagagagagtgcaggacagacagacaggtgacagtctcaggtgtatacactgctacaaaacagcacaagagaaggaggatttagtgtttgtgttattacgagtgctaaacaagaagagttcccagatggtccagtggacacatgtgtgactcctgtgattaaagcatctttctttcagcttaacgagtgaaccgtcagctcgttcaaacacacgttaaagtccgtttggctcgacaccaccgaacagaggcagcaatataacatagctaacattaacagtgcagtgaatcctgcttgtgccgtcatattcaggactgcaaaccgagcagcatcactgactttcagcttgttgtgtttgtggatatatgactgactttaattatccataaaatcatcacattctctgtaagattaaggtcacctatatatatatttagaagtagaggctttaaaaccaagttaccgctgaaagtacaaacatcgctaatgtcacataactttgccgacatgtgaccaacagtaatgttttaatgttcttaaacattcgcacataaataagtgacatcatattcagtacttacttttgacagttcactcttcgtccgctcccttctgccgtattttgcggcaaaattatccacacccaccgccgcgctatggattgtgggatatatgggccacgaagcgtgcaccggaccacgcttgatatttggggaaatcgacggcgcatttggagtatgcatttgaagtacactttgaattgggacagccgtcgtcgcgtggcggtgacgtaatcgcacttgaaatgcgtacttcaagcgtgcataccctgaattgggacacagccatcgAGCATGcgtcggtgtggacttggtacagctaaatatcccagaatgcatttcgtccaaaattcaacagcggactcccggcacatcgttttcaaaccccccccccggtcgcggtcttctcactactcaggttaaagaaaccccagcagctgtctatagtattgagtgtccactaaaatagacataaaagcgttctaacatctcatctgcttgtttttattaaggtatgtacacgtatgtacatgtacactatttttattaatagaggtttcactactgaggttaaaaatgatatataagtcacttagatcacctctaaatgttagtgtttggtttatttcagtgttttatttgttcctgagtaaaccggtttggctgtgattaaagttaagcttcataacatgttactcacagttaaattaagaggggacggcagtaaaaactccggacctgtgacatcatcacgtacgcagatgttccaattgtacatatcgcgagtctgtgctcgcgttctcggcggatACGttctcgccgagaacgcgagtacgtactcgcgtacttgagaattgagaaacggcccctGTCTCCCTCAGTGTCAAGTGTGCGTTTTTATGAATTGtttcttatttcctgttttactttgaaagttcatgtctcatgtcagtgtgttcagttttacctctcccctgtctcgttagcctaatttctcccagctgtgtctccttcctgttgcccattccctgattactccccagtgtatataagccctgtgttttcctgtgctctctgttgtGTTGTACCCTCaatatgctgtgtgtgtgtgtttttggttttttttaagtctgtttGTCCAGCACCTCTGTTctgagatttgtttttgtgaattttattttatgagagagtttttccagcaataaagctgcgttTTCAGTTTAAGTCCTGTCTCtgagagtcctgcattttgggtcctttttgctgcctgcctgccacacagccaaccatGACAAACACAGAGCATAACCAAGGAGCAGCTGCCTTAGGAATGTGTGGGGGTTATGGGAGGATGGTGTTCCTGTATTTGTGGTCCCGCAGCAAGGTACAGACACTTTAAGGCTGACCCTACCCTAGAGGAAAAAATGTAGAGATAAAACCTATCTGTAACAGCTGCAGAACTAGGGAGGACTTTTCTCATACAGCACAAGACCCCTGACTGGAGGACAGGTACGATTGCCCTGCAGAAAGGCCACAAGGAGGACTAACCAGGGAGGGCTAAAGTTTAAACCATGGCCTCTCTGCACTGATAGCCAATCACaagtattttctgttttgaataTACCATTTTAGTTATGAATTGTACAGGACTTCTGGGTGTGCACACTGCTTGACACTGAGAAGTCCACAGCTGTGTCCTGGGCTATCGAAAAACACAGCTAGTTGCTAGTCAATACAATATGCTGCCAGATCCCAGAATACACGTGTATGTTACAGTCACAGCTTTTCTTTAAGTCTCAGCATTTTTCCTTCCTTGTTTTTATGGGTATTTCTCCAAAACATGCATTAATCATTCTTGAGAATTCTGCATTGGTAGCAATGCAATGCATCATTATTTCACAGGGGAGTATTATCAAGATGTGACAATAGCAAAAGTGGCCAGTAGGTGTCACTGTCAAGCTTGGTTTCAGATTGTTTTGAAACTGTTGCATAACGGCTTtgaatgtgtcatttttttcacaaagcCTTGCTTTGCTCATTACTGGCAAACACTGAAGTTGCTCCAAGAACAGGTGCATGATCACTTACAGATAAATGGGGACCAAGGACAGGAATCCAGGATGAGTCCCAACTTTGCACAAAACCAAgcaaccaacacacacacacacacacacatacacacacacacacgcacgcagtgacatgtaaaacaataatataCAGTAAAACATATTAATTCcagatgtttttctttataattGCTTTGAAGAAAAAAGGAACATTGATGTCACAAtaaaaaagctaaataaaatGCCATGTAGTCACTATCACTAATCATGTAGTGATTAAGATGTGAAGTCTACATCCACATATATCCATCTATAGTCAAAAATAGTTTAttaatagaaaaatgaaaataatggtTACAGAAAGAATTGGAAAATTACAATAACGATAGTAAACATAACCTGTcccaacttaaaaaaaacaaaacaaaaaaaaacgtgTTTTCAAATTCACGAGTTCTttctcaaaatgtttttttatgtttcattcTGAGTAAAATATAAGTTTAACATttctctttaaaaatatatttcacagTATCTACATTTCTTTTGAACTGGGGATGAAACATATTTATGATGTCACATGAaatgtaaatggcctgtatttgtatagcgctttacttagtccctttAATTGCGTTACAACTGTGCGTCAGACACTGACTTCTCATTGTTCTGAGTGGTTACATTTGTATAGATATAAGAGCGAGGAACTTCTTCCTGGAAGGCAGTCTCCAAGACGTTGCTTATGGATTTGTTGACTTGATCCTTAAAATCCTGGCCCATGAACACATACAGCAGTGGATTCAGGCAGCTGTTGAGATAAGCCAAACAGTAGGCAAGAGGGATCCCGATAGCCAGGACATACTCTAATGTTCCACTTGTAGTAGCAGATCGGTGTTTGTCAAGTTGAATTAGACCCATAATGTGAATGGGAGCCCAGCACAGAAAGAAAGTAATGATTATGGCAGTGATGATCTTAAAAGTGTGACTTGATTGCCTGGCCAGAGTGCTGCTTCTTCTCAGACGATGAATTATGACAGCATTACAGGAGACGATGGCAGAGAAGGGGACTGCAAATCCCAGGAGAAAGCGTGTGACTGATACCAGCTGAATGAAAGATGATGGTTTAAAGTCATCATGAAGAGCAAACTTGTTGAAGCAGATGATTTTGGCTTTAGTGTCATTCATTTCCTTTGTTTccataaagaaaaaccattgaATGCTGTATATCAGATTAACCATccaaacacacagactcacatagGATGCCTTACGTACATTACGGTGGTTGTGAGCCCAGACCGGCcacaccacagacacacacctgtcCACACTGATCACCACCAGAATGTAGACACTAACAAATAAGTTTAGAAAGAGTAAAGTGGTGTTTAGCTTGCACATGACTTGGCCAAAAGGCCAATGAGACTTTAACAGGTATGTAACGGGGATGGGAAGAAATGCACAAAGGAAGAAGTTGGCCACAGCAAGGTTGAGAAACCAAACTGCATTAACAGTTTTCTTCATCTTGAACCCGGTCACCCAGATAACAACTCCATTCCCGAGCACACCGAGGACAAAGACCAGGGAGAGAAAAATGGCACACATAGTGTTGAGAGAATGTCTCAACTCAGCATACTGGTAAACAGGTGCAGTGGTTGTGTTGAATTGATGAAAAGATCTAGTGGTCATCTCCATCACTGCCTTGGGACCTGCAgtggtataaaaaaaaagatcaatgcCTTATGTAAAacccatttttcattttttctttctattataACTAATTGCATTGCAATCGCAATgatatttagttattttttaaattgctaCTTAATGTCTAGTTAGTTGTAAATAAATCTTAAACACTAACTGCTTCAATTAAACACTGACTGCATTTGACAGTGAAGGGTCATTTGTTAAATTGattaatctaaattgcccataggtgtgaaagcaggagtgaatgtgagtgcgaatagttgtctttctctgtgtgtttgcccTGCGACagattggtgacctgtccagggtgtaccccgcctctctccctatgacagctgggataggctccagtgccaaaggataagcggaagcgaatggatggatgggtggatggatgggtcACTTGTAAGTCAGATAGCTCAGATGTAATCAAGGCTATGAAAGCGGCACATATGAAAAAATTTGTAGTTGGCTGCTGTGGTATAGATTATTTTTTGATAGAAGACCATGAACAGTAATGAACACTAGTTCATTGACAGATTTAGAAAATGAATTAGTTCTAGACATCAGTAGTAATGAGTCAAGTAAAAGGAAGAAATAAAGAGTGATGATAACAAATTTATAAGATTACATAAAAATTAACACAACAGCAAAGTTATCAGAAAGGTAATTTTAATATATGAAAATAAGACTACTGTACACTCCACACAGAATGTcgaatttgttttgtcttggttgaaaaattatatattatttCATGTGCATTGTGTGCATAATAAATTTTGTATTTATATATCATATTTGTATATTCGCTGATTATGTTATACCAAGGAAGACTGATTTTTAAACGATTATATGGGATTAAAGGAGgtagtgttgtttttttatgactTGAGTATTTGACAAATAAGCTCAAGTTGTGTTGGACCTATATACACAGGTTAACTGTGGTCTACATTTATATCATATGTTACACTACTTATGCATAAACACCTGTTGATGCACAGCTGTTGTTTTGCAGACTGATAATTCATATAAAGAGGTAGTTTAGATAGTTTTATGTTTGGTTTTGACAGGTTCATGATTTATGTTTCTAAAAAGAGGAAATTTGTTGTTACTTTATTATTCCTATTAACATATACGAAATAGAACATTGAGTCGATCAAAATTAAGGGACATGACTGGAATACAACTATAACTGGATGTGAGTAATGAAGTCATCAGTCTGTGAGAGGTGTAGGAAAATGAGGTCATGgacattttgtactttttttgtcTGCCAGCATGGATCACTCATAAAGCAGCATCTATAACTTTGTCAGTTTTGTTGCGTTGTGTTGACTGACAACCATGAGAAGTCAGCGCTCAGTTAGCTAAAAGAATTAAGAATCACAGGGtgatttaacaaaaaatattCACTGTCTGTTGTACTTTAATGTGAATATGTGCAAAAATATGGCATTTGTAGGCAGTTACATCATATTTTTAACAGTGGCTGTGTGGAGTTGGGTGAGAAGGTGATAGATTCAAAAGTAGCTGAGCAACTTGATTTCACTAAATCAAAAAAACCAAATGGTGTTAAGTTGCCTATCCACTATGTCTGACAGAGTGgaaccaaaataaaaacaagataatGAAGAATCGCTGGTAGTCTATAGATGTATGTATTTACCTTTAGTGAAGCTCTGTTGTTGGTTGTTGATGAATCCACTCCAGAAGAGTCACTGGTCAAACTCTGACACATTAATATAAAGGAGGTATGTTCAACccattctgagaaaaaaaactgctgaaTTTGGCTTTCAGAAGAAGTCTGAAAGCAAAATGAGATCATCTGTATTTTCGAGTGGCTACCGTATGGGTTTTCTGTCAGCATCATGTTTTGTAATCTGAATGAAGTCTCTTTATTAGCCgtaagacggctgtagtgaaaGAAGTTTGAAAAAACACCTTGTGTGTCTTCAGAAAGTAACATGTGATTAAAACATCAACAGCATCAAGGTTGGATTCTTGTGGAAACATAATGTGAGGATTGAAGCTAAAccgatttttaaaaaaagatttattgaaAGAAACCTTTGGAAACAGATCAAAACCAGATTTGGACAAATGAGAAGGATTTCCCGTAATAATGtcagtttgcttttgtttttaatgcaacATTTCTAAAAATGCTCTATGATCTCACAGGATGACGTTCATCCTACACACCCTGCTTCACCAGAAGTGGCTTTCACAACCACAGTTACTTTAAACATTACATTTAAGCCTGTGAGTTCTGAGCCTTCATTGTTGAGTAATCTAACCCTATGCTCAGTTTTACTTTTTCTAAATTGTTGCGTTGTCTGTAAAGAATGTAACGATTCCTACTAACATGCAtcaaaaatgacattttctcCAAAACATAAAGGTTATTGTTAGGGTTTAGGGTCATCACCGATGCTGACTtatatatctttatatttttaaagcaaaacCTAACAAGACCTCATCTACAGAAAAAGGTAATCGTTAATGAAAGAGGGGAGGGGTCAGACAGGGGAGTAGGAAGAAagggaggaggtgaggatgacaggctgtgaggaagaggagctttCAGACTTAGATGTGTCAGGGTTAGAGACCAACTgtgaggaaaaaattatttcctgaagaacatgaaaaataagaaaatttttctctgttttcattatttcctggaaaaattaatattattaataaggTTTGGAGTTCAACACTACAGCTGTAAAAGAACTATATAAGGGAAGATCTTTAATAGTAAGAGGAGATTTTGTTTGTTAATGTTCATGCTCCTAATAGGGTGGGAGCAGCCTTATTCAATCAGATTAGTACTAAGTTAGAGTTTGTTGATTCAGATAAACTTTTGGTGCTGTGAATCCCAGTCAGGATTGAATGAGGGTTTTGAGCCACACCCAGTTTCTGCAAGACTCTTGGGTAATATGCTGAGAGTCTGAGGCCTTATTGACACATTCAGGTCTATGTACCCACATAAAACAAGTttgacataataataataatgtatactttattgatccccatggggaaattcctctctgcatttaacccattcactcagtgaaacagtgggcagccactgggcgcccggggagcagtgtgtagggacggtaccttgctcaggggtacctcagggtagctgttCAGGGGAATTGAACCTctgaccttccgatcatggtgCAGGCTTGGGGAAGGAGAGATGACAGGAGCCAGGCTGGATCATTTTTATATATCTTTCTGTTCATGCTAAAAAAGGCTGAAATTTCTCCCTTGGGTTTTTCAGACCATCATAtggttttgtttgattttatgtTCTATCACCAAGAGTCCATAGGTCTGCACATTGCATTTTCAAAGTGAGGCATTTGTAAAATCTCTCTTTTTGTCTAGGTTCAGAGACTGGCAggtacagaaacagaaaaaggagGCCTTTGTATCTTTCTGGGCTTGGTGGGATGTGGGGAAGGTACAGAATAGGCTATTTTGTCAGTAATACTTGGCTCTGTCCTCTGCAGAGCTGAAGAGGGTATGAGCTGATTTAGAAAAAAGTATTAGTGGCTTGGAAGTATAAATTATGGGGGAGGGGTTGGGGCTCTTACAATGACAAAAGGCAGCAGTTGTTGACGCTCCACAACAGTCTGGGAGTTCACCTGCTGGAAGAAGCAAAAGGGGCATGCACCAGAGCTAGAACCAATGTGTTCAAAGGAATAGATACGTCCAGCTCCTTTTTCTTTGTCCttgaaaagacagaaaactatgCACTGCCTAAATCTTGCCAGTGGGAGAATAATTGCAGATGTAAAGGATATGTGCGAGGAAAGGgttcagttttactttgaattatttatttaaagcagAACAATGTGACAGTGACTTTCTCCTGTCAGACATTCCTCAAATCTTTTACTCTGACAAGACTTTCCTGGATGGACCTGTGCTTCCTGATGAACTGCTAACAGCTTTGTCTCAGATGGCCATGGCGCAGGCTCCCAGGATAgagtttttgagactttattttaaaagatcTGCAAAGGAGTCATATTTGAGTGCATTAGGACTGGAGAACTTCCACTGAGTTGTAAGAGGGCTGTTCTGACCTTCCCACCTAAGAAAGGAGACCTAATGGCTCTTAAAAACTGGAGGCAAGCAGCCTTATTGACAGTGGACTATAAGCTGATTACTAAGCTTCTGGCAGATGGTCTAAAACTTTGTTTAGGCTCTGTTATTCATAGGGATCAATCACACTGTGTCCAGGTGCCAGTGCTGCTAGCTGACGCTGAGTTCACTCTGTTAAGTGAACTTTgggtttaataaaaaaaagtgagaCAGGTGGAAATTAAACTTGTATGAAAGAAACTACTTCACTTTCCTAATATTAGTTAGCTACTTAATTTCTAATAGAtaatattgtgtttttgttattttagccAACATCTATTGTGCAGTCAGACCTTTTATACATATGTATTGTGAGGAGTAGGaggatattttgctgctattatttgctgctatttttatcatcatcattaccattctATTAATAACACTAtggatattgcattcagatgttcaaacatattggtatcatattagtctttattacaggtccagtaagaaccactttaaactgttaagttgaatctataatcttaaaatgtttataGGCAGATTACATTGCATTATTTGAAAGGCTCACCTCTGAATATAATCTGGGCCTAAAAGTCTtcacaggaaactgcaggtttGCAGAGTGTGCagggcaggaagtgaaaccgaaagcagagtctgagtgcaagtatttTGAGTAGGTTATGAACAATCAGGTTATTCTTTAGTATCTTTTATGTatctatatcttttgattaagcttttagtagaggttcttgattaaaacatgtattcaatatattacacatataatttcagttgtgtacgtgctggccttctgtctggtggaaaggttacaaggtttagctgatgaagtgaagggtgaaacaaagggcagcagaagctgacacacacatacacccacatacacacacatcgtAGATAGACTCAGTTATATAGGTaaaagtttaatcatgttttgcttgcaactgcaaaattgtgcGTGCAtatgtgacagtttgtgcagaacgtgtgcCTGATGTTCCAGACAGATAAGCGAGCGTCCGGGGACAACAGGAAGACACCTGGATGGAGACGAGacgatgttctttttaaactatgttaaaagtcattgtggttttgatttGACGTATGCATGTATTGTGTTTATCtgacgcaagagggggcgttatacCCCGATGCATAAATACTGTGTTCTGACGTTTTGGATATGAGATTTTGATGCTGTTTCTATACAGTGTCCATCTCCCACGctgcgtgtgttcattaaaattcGTTGACTCCAAGTG
The genomic region above belongs to Oreochromis niloticus isolate F11D_XX linkage group LG11, O_niloticus_UMD_NMBU, whole genome shotgun sequence and contains:
- the LOC102076817 gene encoding chemokine-like receptor 1, which translates into the protein MEMTTRSFHQFNTTTAPVYQYAELRHSLNTMCAIFLSLVFVLGVLGNGVVIWVTGFKMKKTVNAVWFLNLAVANFFLCAFLPIPVTYLLKSHWPFGQVMCKLNTTLLFLNLFVSVYILVVISVDRCVSVVWPVWAHNHRNVRKASYVSLCVWMVNLIYSIQWFFFMETKEMNDTKAKIICFNKFALHDDFKPSSFIQLVSVTRFLLGFAVPFSAIVSCNAVIIHRLRRSSTLARQSSHTFKIITAIIITFFLCWAPIHIMGLIQLDKHRSATTSGTLEYVLAIGIPLAYCLAYLNSCLNPLLYVFMGQDFKDQVNKSISNVLETAFQEEVPRSYIYTNVTTQNNEKSVSDAQL